The following proteins come from a genomic window of Pirellulales bacterium:
- a CDS encoding aspartate aminotransferase family protein has product MPDTATMSSPETIELFQKYVVPNYARYPVSLVRGEGSYVWDAEGNRYLDFFPGWGCNLLGHCPPAVVEAVQDQVATLIHVPNTWHTPWQGQWAQALSERSFGGQAFFCNSGTEANEAAIKLARLHTPKERYKIITFTGGFHGRTLGATAATAQPKYHEGLGPLMAGFVYAPFGDLNAVKNLIDRETAAILVEPVQGEGGINIPPADFLPGLRQLCDENNVLLMFDEVQTGCGRTGQWFAYQHFDVTPDVMTLAKAVCGGIAGGVLLTKPEIAPSLRPGMHAATFGGNPIAARAGVAYIEAVENENLLEHARHISDLFCARLEKLQQECNLIRQVRILGLMIGVELAADGAPIVKGCLDKRLLVNCTHGTVLRLLPALNISENEVHEGCDILAEVMKQEPKG; this is encoded by the coding sequence ATGCCCGACACCGCCACCATGTCGTCCCCTGAAACCATCGAACTGTTCCAAAAATACGTGGTGCCCAATTATGCCCGGTATCCAGTGTCGCTGGTCCGCGGCGAGGGCTCCTATGTGTGGGATGCCGAAGGAAATCGCTATTTGGATTTCTTTCCCGGCTGGGGGTGCAATCTGCTCGGGCACTGTCCGCCGGCGGTGGTCGAAGCGGTACAAGACCAGGTGGCCACGCTGATTCACGTGCCCAACACCTGGCACACGCCTTGGCAAGGGCAATGGGCCCAAGCGCTGTCCGAACGCAGCTTTGGCGGGCAAGCGTTTTTCTGTAATTCCGGCACCGAAGCCAACGAGGCCGCCATTAAATTGGCCCGGCTGCACACGCCCAAAGAACGCTACAAAATTATCACCTTCACCGGAGGGTTTCATGGCCGCACGTTGGGCGCCACCGCCGCCACGGCCCAGCCCAAATATCACGAAGGTCTGGGACCGCTGATGGCCGGATTTGTGTACGCCCCGTTCGGCGATTTGAACGCCGTGAAGAATTTGATCGACCGCGAAACGGCCGCCATTTTGGTCGAGCCGGTCCAAGGCGAAGGGGGCATTAACATTCCGCCGGCCGATTTTCTCCCCGGTCTTCGCCAACTCTGCGACGAAAATAATGTGCTTCTCATGTTCGACGAAGTGCAAACCGGCTGCGGCCGTACCGGTCAGTGGTTTGCCTATCAACACTTCGACGTCACGCCCGACGTCATGACGCTGGCCAAAGCCGTTTGCGGCGGCATTGCGGGTGGCGTGCTGTTGACGAAGCCGGAAATCGCCCCGAGTTTGCGCCCCGGCATGCATGCGGCCACGTTTGGCGGCAACCCGATTGCGGCCCGCGCCGGAGTGGCGTATATCGAAGCGGTGGAAAACGAAAATTTGCTCGAACATGCCCGCCACATCAGTGATCTTTTCTGCGCACGCCTGGAAAAACTGCAGCAGGAGTGCAATCTCATCCGCCAGGTGCGAATTTTGGGATTGATGATCGGCGTGGAACTTGCTGCCGACGGCGCGCCCATTGTCAAAGGCTGCCTCGACAAACGGCTGCTCGTTAATTGCACTCACGGCACCGTCCTGCGCCTGCTGCCAGCGTTGAACATTAGCGAAAACGAAGTTCACGAAGGCTGCGATATTTTAGCCGAGGTGATGAAACAAGAGCCGAAAGGTTAG
- the argB gene encoding acetylglutamate kinase: MTVEPQHQHAIEKADVLIEALGWIRRFRDKITVIKLGGSVMEDANALRHLLIDVVFMESVGMRPVVVHGGGAAISRAMDAAGLKPRFIQGRRYTDDATLKIVEQVLAYETCEQIAHSIEEFGGRAMPLNFRTTNVLFGERMTLKDDAGGDIDLGHVGTVTRADRTTIENLCYAGQVPVIPSMCLGPGGEKLNVNADTAATAVATALGAEKLIFLSDVNGVRRKKDDPDTLIHSLTAEQARQMIRDGAIESGMIPKVQGCLDILDKGVRKIHIIDGQLRHSLLLEIYTNKGVGTEMVRDE; the protein is encoded by the coding sequence GTGACCGTCGAACCGCAACATCAACACGCCATCGAAAAAGCCGACGTGCTGATTGAAGCCCTGGGCTGGATTCGCCGCTTCCGCGACAAGATCACCGTCATCAAGCTCGGCGGCAGCGTGATGGAAGACGCCAATGCCTTGCGGCATTTGCTCATCGACGTGGTCTTCATGGAAAGCGTCGGCATGCGGCCGGTCGTGGTGCATGGCGGCGGGGCGGCCATCAGCCGGGCAATGGATGCCGCTGGGCTCAAACCGCGGTTCATTCAGGGACGCCGCTACACTGATGACGCCACACTGAAAATCGTAGAACAAGTCCTGGCCTACGAAACCTGCGAGCAAATTGCCCACTCGATCGAAGAATTCGGCGGCCGCGCCATGCCGTTGAATTTTCGCACCACGAATGTGCTGTTCGGCGAGCGGATGACACTGAAAGACGATGCCGGCGGCGACATCGATTTAGGACACGTCGGCACCGTCACGCGGGCTGACCGCACCACCATCGAAAACTTGTGCTATGCTGGCCAAGTGCCCGTGATTCCGTCGATGTGCTTGGGCCCCGGCGGTGAAAAGCTCAACGTCAATGCCGATACCGCCGCCACCGCCGTCGCCACGGCGCTGGGCGCGGAAAAGTTGATTTTTCTAAGCGACGTCAACGGCGTGCGCCGCAAAAAAGACGATCCCGACACGCTCATCCATTCGCTCACCGCCGAACAAGCCCGGCAGATGATTCGTGACGGCGCGATTGAAAGCGGCATGATTCCCAAGGTCCAGGGTTGTTTAGACATTCTTGACAAGGGCGTGCGGAAAATTCACATCATCGACGGCCAGCTCCGCCATTCCCTCCTGCTGGAAATCTACACCAACAAAGGAGTAGGCACCGAAATGGTCCGAGATGAATGA
- a CDS encoding DUF1559 domain-containing protein, whose protein sequence is MNARRRALGHAHGGFTLVELLVVIAIIGILIALLLPAVQSAREAARRTQCSSNLRQVGLALRRYCDVHNGLWPQTTGSAGVNPDPTSGLYTTAWIYTVAPFMEDVDAIRICPDDPNGDARLALKMTSYALSAYLSTECPPPNFLNAWKLKQSSKTIVTYEVANSLPVELTEDHVHSYKWFLKSVILQNGVWAAITGEVQVDRHGDGANYLYADGHVDWISATQISTWANTPFNFAIPPGMNQ, encoded by the coding sequence ATGAATGCGCGTAGGCGCGCGCTTGGTCATGCGCATGGTGGTTTTACGTTGGTCGAGTTGCTGGTGGTGATTGCCATCATCGGCATCTTGATTGCGCTGTTGCTGCCGGCCGTGCAGTCTGCCCGCGAGGCGGCTCGACGTACGCAGTGTTCTAGCAACCTGCGGCAAGTCGGTTTGGCCCTGCGGCGCTATTGCGACGTGCACAACGGCCTGTGGCCGCAAACCACGGGTTCGGCCGGAGTCAATCCGGACCCAACCTCGGGCTTGTACACCACGGCGTGGATTTACACGGTTGCGCCTTTCATGGAAGACGTGGATGCCATCAGGATTTGTCCGGACGATCCCAACGGGGATGCCCGCCTGGCGTTAAAAATGACCAGCTATGCGCTGAGTGCGTATTTATCGACGGAGTGTCCGCCGCCTAATTTTTTGAATGCTTGGAAGCTGAAGCAGAGTTCTAAAACCATTGTGACGTATGAGGTCGCGAATTCGCTGCCGGTGGAACTCACGGAGGACCACGTCCACAGCTACAAATGGTTTTTGAAGTCGGTCATTTTGCAAAACGGTGTGTGGGCCGCCATCACCGGCGAAGTGCAAGTCGACCGGCACGGCGACGGGGCGAACTACTTGTACGCCGACGGTCACGTGGATTGGATTTCCGCAACGCAGATTTCCACCTGGGCAAACACGCCTTTTAATTTTGCCATTCCGCCCGGCATGAACCAGTGA
- a CDS encoding PEP-CTERM sorting domain-containing protein, with amino-acid sequence MRFFRHLISIAALFFFVWATAARADFDVSPRVEGGAIVTYGYDDEAPTDEALTPTPPRVFEFDMDDPGPNITTDPGFHALAVGSGFTPSGLPDGSWLSFDVLSNLQYWNGSTFVAANSGNTLYLQLGSSYVGVTGTTGTQSGFLIGQVGGNFTPPDTYSAGDEGLHVHLQSSIVYGSMATEPSPDGIYMVEMDLRLLSSDQVTPYPGISNSLPFWVIYDPLAVYDDPDDPVDAAVAYQNSVVPEPASFVLAGLGGLALMGVCLSRRLSIKVKSV; translated from the coding sequence ATGCGATTTTTTCGCCATTTGATTTCGATAGCCGCTTTGTTTTTTTTCGTGTGGGCCACGGCGGCCCGTGCCGATTTTGACGTTTCGCCGCGTGTAGAAGGTGGTGCGATTGTCACGTATGGCTATGACGACGAAGCGCCGACGGATGAGGCGCTGACGCCAACCCCACCCCGCGTGTTCGAATTCGATATGGACGATCCGGGGCCAAATATCACCACCGACCCGGGCTTCCATGCGCTGGCGGTCGGCAGTGGGTTCACGCCCAGCGGTTTGCCGGACGGAAGCTGGCTGAGCTTTGACGTGCTCAGCAACTTGCAGTATTGGAACGGCTCGACGTTTGTCGCGGCGAACTCGGGTAACACGCTCTATTTGCAACTTGGTTCCAGTTATGTGGGCGTGACAGGAACAACGGGGACTCAATCTGGATTTTTAATTGGCCAGGTGGGGGGCAACTTTACGCCGCCGGATACTTATTCGGCGGGCGACGAAGGTCTGCATGTGCATTTGCAGTCTTCCATCGTTTATGGATCCATGGCCACCGAACCGAGTCCCGACGGCATTTACATGGTTGAAATGGATTTGAGGTTGCTGAGTTCGGATCAGGTCACGCCGTATCCAGGCATCAGCAATTCGCTGCCGTTTTGGGTAATCTACGATCCCCTTGCCGTTTACGACGACCCCGACGATCCGGTAGATGCGGCAGTGGCTTACCAAAACAGTGTGGTGCCGGAGCCAGCGAGCTTTGTTTTGGCCGGTTTGGGTGGGTTGGCTTTGATGGGTGTGTGCCTGAGTCGACGGCTTTCCATCAAAGTGAAAAGTGTTTAG
- a CDS encoding dockerin type I domain-containing protein produces MRFLSVSIFAAALLFLVCAGPARAVYDIAPRLVTLSSGQQSLATFGYDDAGDNSFNPVYLTVNPLRVFSYYFGDYQDPYFDEDPGTHGLATTSGYTPSNLPQGSWMSFDVMSSLQYWSGDGPVSFGNVPAGETLQMYLPGSLPGQKLGSVTIGTGTGFQPGFPLQNVDAYGGMHKHMWTELQAGTNSTPADGIYLFEMRDKLLESDAQTPYPGVADSLPFFVMFDNNESLSVFQQAQTWVTDNLVPFGDFNRDGQVDAADIPAMMNALTNLSAYQANNNLTNFELMAFGDINSDGKINNGDLQGLLSLFTSGENVLVPEPASVVLLATGVIMLMLVRTAKVSPVGRSMKLLVVRGSNAL; encoded by the coding sequence ATGCGATTTTTATCCGTTTCGATTTTTGCGGCCGCGCTATTGTTTCTGGTTTGCGCGGGGCCGGCTCGTGCCGTGTACGATATTGCTCCTCGACTCGTTACCCTGTCGTCTGGACAGCAAAGCCTTGCGACCTTCGGTTACGACGATGCCGGCGACAATTCGTTTAACCCGGTCTACCTAACGGTCAACCCCCTCCGGGTTTTCTCTTATTACTTCGGCGACTATCAGGATCCTTATTTCGATGAAGATCCTGGCACGCACGGACTGGCCACTACCAGCGGATACACCCCGAGTAATCTTCCGCAGGGAAGTTGGATGTCGTTCGACGTGATGAGCAGTCTGCAATACTGGAGCGGCGACGGTCCGGTTTCGTTCGGCAACGTGCCTGCGGGCGAAACGCTGCAGATGTACCTGCCCGGTTCGCTGCCCGGACAAAAACTGGGTTCAGTGACGATCGGCACGGGCACAGGTTTTCAACCCGGCTTTCCACTGCAAAACGTCGATGCCTATGGCGGAATGCACAAACACATGTGGACGGAGTTGCAGGCCGGCACAAATTCGACGCCCGCCGACGGCATTTATCTGTTTGAGATGCGGGATAAGTTGTTGGAGTCCGACGCGCAAACGCCATATCCTGGCGTGGCGGATTCGCTGCCTTTTTTTGTGATGTTCGACAACAACGAGAGTTTGTCGGTTTTCCAACAAGCCCAAACTTGGGTGACGGACAACCTCGTGCCGTTTGGCGATTTCAATCGCGATGGGCAAGTCGACGCCGCGGACATTCCAGCCATGATGAACGCTTTAACGAACTTGAGCGCCTATCAAGCCAACAATAACTTGACCAATTTCGAACTAATGGCCTTCGGCGACATCAACAGCGACGGCAAAATTAACAATGGCGATTTGCAAGGGCTGCTGAGTTTGTTCACGAGCGGCGAGAACGTACTGGTGCCTGAACCAGCAAGCGTGGTGTTGTTGGCCACTGGAGTCATCATGCTCATGTTGGTGCGCACAGCCAAAGTCTCTCCTGTGGGCCGAAGTATGAAACTGCTCGTGGTTCGAGGGTCGAATGCTTTATGA
- a CDS encoding ZIP family metal transporter — protein sequence MTAIALSAITFFSTAFGGMFALRWRKQLYLVMGFSAGILVAAALLDLLPDAFEVVGQSGESTVKQVLQCAAMGFLVYYSLEQFVHRGAAVHEKRQGKAAFASVAAFGLTVHSFLDGFAIGSAFQANSTIGGLVALAVIAHDFGDGVSTVGVVLGSGGALRASIGWLLADAIAPVIGCSAALGMSISQGLIADLLGFFAGSFLFIGAAHLLPEAEEEGNVMWLWLVVVAGFGLMFLVNKLLKV from the coding sequence ATGACAGCCATCGCACTTTCCGCGATCACGTTCTTCTCGACCGCCTTCGGCGGAATGTTTGCGCTGCGTTGGCGGAAGCAACTCTACCTCGTAATGGGATTTTCCGCCGGTATTCTTGTGGCCGCAGCCTTGCTCGATCTGCTGCCGGATGCCTTTGAAGTTGTAGGACAATCTGGGGAATCGACTGTCAAACAAGTTCTTCAGTGCGCTGCCATGGGATTCCTCGTGTATTACAGTTTGGAACAATTCGTTCACCGGGGAGCGGCGGTGCATGAAAAACGTCAAGGAAAAGCGGCGTTTGCGTCGGTGGCTGCATTTGGTCTCACGGTTCACAGCTTCCTCGATGGGTTTGCAATCGGCAGCGCTTTTCAGGCAAACTCAACGATCGGCGGACTTGTCGCTTTGGCCGTGATTGCCCATGACTTCGGTGATGGAGTTTCGACCGTCGGTGTGGTTTTGGGATCGGGCGGCGCACTGCGGGCATCAATTGGCTGGCTTCTGGCCGATGCAATTGCTCCGGTAATTGGTTGCTCGGCGGCGCTGGGAATGTCGATTTCTCAGGGATTGATTGCCGACCTATTGGGGTTTTTTGCCGGCTCGTTCCTGTTTATTGGTGCCGCCCACTTGCTTCCTGAAGCGGAAGAAGAGGGCAATGTCATGTGGTTATGGTTGGTTGTTGTGGCGGGATTTGGACTGATGTTTCTTGTCAACAAATTACTCAAAGTGTAA
- a CDS encoding ABC transporter ATP-binding protein, translating into MLILENVKKSFVEPGGGVLPILDVHQFRVEAGEQIVLIGRSGSGKTTLLHLIAGISRPDAGTIRIDGVNIVQLPEAGRDRFRADKIGYVFQTFNLLPGFTALENVLLGMSFATGRPKPERARHLLDRVGLAKRLHHKPAQLSVGEQQRVAVARALANKPKLLLADEPTANIDTQHQQQVIDLIRETCREEHVALVLVTHTPEVAKQFERVENLENINLATAGSAK; encoded by the coding sequence ATGCTTATTCTGGAAAATGTCAAAAAATCATTCGTCGAACCGGGCGGAGGGGTACTGCCGATTCTTGATGTGCACCAATTTCGCGTCGAGGCCGGTGAGCAGATCGTACTCATCGGGCGCAGTGGCTCGGGAAAAACCACGCTCTTGCATTTAATTGCCGGGATCAGCCGGCCCGATGCAGGCACCATTCGCATCGACGGCGTCAACATCGTGCAATTGCCCGAAGCTGGGCGCGATCGATTTCGAGCCGACAAAATCGGCTACGTTTTCCAAACCTTTAACCTGCTGCCTGGTTTCACGGCGTTGGAAAACGTGTTGCTGGGCATGTCGTTCGCCACGGGGCGGCCCAAGCCCGAACGAGCGCGACATCTGTTGGATCGTGTGGGTTTGGCGAAACGGCTGCACCATAAGCCCGCGCAGCTTTCGGTCGGCGAACAGCAGCGCGTCGCAGTAGCCCGGGCTTTGGCCAATAAACCGAAACTGTTGTTGGCCGATGAGCCGACGGCGAACATTGACACGCAGCATCAGCAGCAAGTCATCGATCTAATTCGCGAGACCTGCCGCGAAGAACATGTGGCTCTGGTGTTAGTAACGCATACGCCGGAAGTTGCCAAGCAATTTGAACGGGTAGAAAATTTAGAGAATATCAATCTGGCAACAGCCGGATCAGCAAAATAG